A stretch of Toxoplasma gondii ME49 chromosome V, whole genome shotgun sequence DNA encodes these proteins:
- a CDS encoding hypothetical protein (encoded by transcript TGME49_285425), with product MSGRNLPPSPLQVQHRVGLSERRVADLGSHEVPEGAGENDTTEAVDRERVLLPTQGVGEGTTSKERRYSLRGKQHGAMLFRTELPVAGAAGKNRRSRVAEEDSTTERLPPRLGEKRTGRPDEEEASSDEKKPRTAELSDSLKAIPVGRVATLKQKLERRMERRRQRQAAARLHWHRPPEKVRGESARLLLPPIIARYESLEESLSSSDDDQNKRLPCSNGAEGRGQERHIKWMQLNAEMINQRRHREEDFSVSLSATGTQEQAEETRTIHASCFPLSCGNTHHEDSSSAITLCSNLALASSSRVQPVGAVEDPSYSAADEPESEVSSSSAAETSPGIVFPLRNVSLNLENLSLSESTQQIVSSQQLLLPDVEASSASSFEAEGDVDASKKPEEQEDQPQRLSISICSRQLDSQHSRPVTPRRSSPPRASAVGVTSNQHPEYTSFSRSSPPFASSSAFEIPGEGRGSAKTRTSHIHTSDTYRKPAEAEENDALRPRDLDALEKGTQTHDMPQGDRTLFTKSLVETTEAEGHKHPICAILQPCMRRESVSESPVPEIAKWKPASGDNAESKARDLEVVSSREVTKDGGDEAEKKGLDEGKAIKTDIAKGGGTSQESHDGRDMALRRDPEESDRGMLHPGSLPSVHVHGGQRKQSLGEASARMRIPAETRTKSRSPISSRKLKPLVRVPPLNLTPVQDARESIESFLKKNNSCSSGLQLVATSREHSCTVGPPLVFGSSCKTAATERGRCRKAFGDRTTGDARGAPGRPRVVPQRLQDSENGGSPERGACDFARKPGCVIQKSPIRLLDRRGRPFQTCREARKDLPQSDGTTASSLAPQTISLARPVQLAKGGRDKTSIPRASGCPDTRVPLLRIPISSRVVRCSTSLFTARVCTILEKELEEGNRGLLTTKEAENPVMRCASVIHGDAQEKTEHSELGEKEGNYQDKTRDTCRSPEGARCDTLVIVREEGKPQREHNENEQTDAMQLRDLSPHPRSSCSSDSRTATDEDKGDARRRLKKSAGRRARGDRRRHTEVNGREGSSTGDKEDTTLAPLEEPLLAVMQTCFTSSPSSLTSCDSPDSHPSSVVPSPGRALASASVALCEDRNMEKDAGEAATDGHAHSRALLHAQIASSFESILLGDPKQCRMSSSNIVVSESSSVPQSASRSSSHSHRRDITRLSSFPQERFPGAPRPTDSEAGSIALVTHAPEGGKEAPTSTGVYPLTGGDNADKSEAERNEGNTQDALSESSKVLKEMKQEPGTDREEEGSTTDAWSLQRGSLEAYVAVGTTSSLSSSSSVSASRTDNFRTASCASPTKTPSLPPASSPSGRSVAGPSRTTRSSPSSVCSTPLLPQRASSIATSNGFPPGDGRDVCEVEVAENELGDNRGRRAPGARGMSTPSAGGMSSAPREDESDGEKEGAELIRMTEGATTATLVVRGRARDNRGTVVDENTLRSGRSAVRGATCGRGHRRIVLSSNPGALTQNDATAAGGCRKKDREQNANQFLLFQPMRRSPTRGNSVAFVNPSEKPTGSADARNKSRNRASPIAIFASAFWSHVSADAEGSDRSVADGGIENPNAIVDSQAQESKQFSFGFWKGSLQVDSEEPVPRGSASPAPAASRLQPTGSFNKQVPDDDGHGSPTRPGEDANQQCIVSGDPSRWVHMHVSTARSRAGPLVPQGSTRARAGCPLVGRRSVAQPVAWSKFADGVARETRVSGLYGSVGKRSFADCLAFLDTSSTETPSTSTVTSQLSEADGTRSSCGGSLPSTNDLDEMTTMEREGKGDGASERATARSSEEVCGDEQNIIDPMKCKDCQRVAISVGSSAGASSTGRHLATEDKRQKDLETEQHWKCGHSTSRFGGVSEIQQDSKKESRGNAPSNEVSKSPDGRVEGRGRSVECERNRTASRGDTNTGSRRGTATPEDEIQTGDSGTIRVVEAKRRTPAPAPRRRDKSLGADLGVLPADDGRKILDGRSIGRERRAESEESCVSRSGTRHVWRPLEGARPHVKGDISTQKRDCVDGNHLHDDNGSWLNRLAGPFRQGTFLWWTRGATEDVSSETDKWEPWNQKGRIVGSQRVLPARWREAKPDSGLRNGTEDETGRCEPEGVDAMHALAGVRNSREPSATTDKEVP from the exons ATGTCAGGAAGAAACTTGCCCCCAAGTCCACTGCAAGTTCAACATCGCGTCGGACTAAGTGAGAGACGGGTCGCTGATCTCGGGAGCCACGAGGTGCCTGAGGGAGCCGGGGAGAATGATACCACTGAAGCagtcgacagagaaagagtgCTTCTTCCAACACAAGGGGTGGGTGAGGGGACAACATCCAAAGAACGCAGATACTCTCTTCGAGGTAAGCAGCATGGCGCCATGCTGTTTAGAACCGAGCTTCCAGTAGCAGGCGCTGCGGGCAAAAACCGAAGAAGTAGAGTAGCTGAGGAAGATTCTACAACGGAGCGTTTGCCGCCTCGActtggagaaaaacgcactGGAAGGCctgatgaagaagaggcgtcCAGCGATGAGAAAAAACCCAGAACAGCAGAACTTTCAGATAGCTTGAAAGCAATTCCTGTCGGCCGAGTCGCTACCCTGAAGCAAAAGCTGGAGCGAAGaatggagagacgaagacag CGCCAGGCTGCGGCGAGGCTCCACTGGCACCGACCCCCTGAAAAGGTACGCGGAGAGTCAGCAAGGCTTCTGTTGCCACCAATCATTGCTCGATACGAAAGCCTAGAGGAAAGCTTGTCATCGTCTGATGACGACCAAAATAAAAGACTACCCTGCTCGAATGGTGCTGAAGGCCGGGGGCAAGAAAGGCACATCAAGTGGATGCAGCTGAACGCGGAGATGATCAATCAGCGTCGGCATCGCGAGGAAGATTTCTCTGTCTCATTATCGGCAACCGGAACTCAAGAacaggcagaagaaacacgaaCAATCCACGCAtcctgttttcctctctcttgtggTAACACGCACCACGAAGACTCATCCTCTGCTATTACTCTCTGTTCCAATCTCGCgcttgcctcttcttcccgagTACAGCCTGTCGGAGCGGTCGAAGACCCTTCGTATTCTGCCGCGGATGAACCGGAGTCTGAGGTTTCTTCTAGCTCGGCAGCCGAAACATCACCTGGAATCGTATTTCCTTTGCGGAACGTGTCACTGAATTTAGAGAATCTTTCCCTGTCAGAAAGTACACAGCAAATCGTCTCTAGTCAGCAGTTACTCCTGCCTGATGTGGAggcctcttctgcctcctccttcgaggcagaaggcgacgtgGATGCCAGCAAGAAAccagaagaacaggaggacCAGCCACAGCGATTGTCTATTTCCATCTGTTCTCGCCAACTAGATTCACAACACAGTCGCCCAGTCACTCCGCGACgttcctctccacctcgtGCTTCTGCGGTAGGTGTGACATCGAATCAGCATCCCGAGTAcacctccttttctcgttcttctcctccttttgcttcttcctctgcttttgAAATACCAGGCGAGGGACGAGGCAGTGCAAAAACTCGCACATCCCATATCCATACGTCAGATACATACAGAAAGCCGGCGGAAGCTGAAGAGAATGATGCGCTTCGCCCACGCGATTTAGACGCATTGGAAAAGGGAACGCAGACGCACGATATGCCACAGGGAGACAGGACACTATTTACCAAATCGCTTGTTGAAACGACCGAAGCCGAAGGGCACAAACACCCCATCTGCGCAATCCTCCAACCATGCATGCGACGGGAGAGTGTCTCCGAGTCACCTGTGCCGGAGATCGCGAAGTGGAAACCGGCCTCAGGAGACAATGCGGAGAGTAAAGCGAGGGATCTCGAGGTGGTCAGCAGCAGGGAGGTGACGAAAGACGGTGGagatgaagcagagaaaaaaggactAGATGAGGGGAAAGCAATAAAAACAGATATCGCGAAAGGCGGGGGCACAAGCCAAGAGTCGCATGACGGGAGAGACATGGCGTTACGCAGGGATCCTGAGGAGAGCGACCGGGGGATGCTGCATCCTGGCTCTTTACCTTCTGTTCACGTTCACGgtggacagagaaaacagtcTCTGGGGGAGGCGTCTGCGCGCATGCGGATCCCTGCGGAAACAAGGACGAAGTCGCGTTCCCCTATATCGTCGCGGAAGCTAAAACCTCTAGTTCGGGTGCCCCCTCTCAATCTGACACCGGTGCAAGACGCACGCGAGAGTATCGAGAGCTTCCTTAAGAAGAACAACTCCTGTTCGTCTGGCCTCCAACTGGTCGCAACTAGCCGAGAACACTCATGCACTGTCGGACCCCCGCTCGTCTTTGGCTCGTCGTGCAAGACCGcagccacagagagaggcaggtgCCGCAAAGCGTTTGGAGACAGGACAACGGGCGATGCGAGAGGAGCTCCTGGGAGACCGCGAGTCGTGCCACAGCGCCTCCAGGATTCAGAGAATGGAGGCAGCCCCGAACGTGGAGCCTGCGACTTCGCTCGCAAACCAGGATGCGTTATTCAGAAATCGCCCATACGTTTGCTAGACCGAAGAGGGAGGCCTTTTCAGACCTGCAGGGAAGCACGAAAGGATCTTCCGCAAAGCGATGGAACCACAGCATCCTCGTTGGCACCTCAGACCATTTCTCTGGCCCGTCCCGTCCAGCTCGCGAAAGGTGGGAGAGACAAGACTTCGATTCCGCGTGCCTCCGGCTGTCCTGACACCCGGGTGCCGCTGCTAAGGATTCCTATTTCCTCCCGCGTCGTCCGTTGTTCTACTAGTCTCTTCACTGCTCGCGTGTGCACCATTCTCGAAAAGGAGTTGGAAGAGGGAAACAGGGGCCTCCTGACGACAAAGGAAGCTGAGAATCCAGTCATGCGTTGCGCGAGTGTCATTCACGGCGATGcacaggagaagacggaacaCAGCGAGCTCggcgaaaaggaaggaaattACCAAGACAAGACACGGGACACTTGCCGCAGTCCGGAGGGAGCTCGGTGCGACACTCTAGTCATAGTGCGGGAGGAAGGCAAACCCCAAAGGGAACACAACGAAAACGAACAGACAGATGCAATGCAGCTGCGGGACCTCTCTCCCCATCCGCGCTCGAGCTGCTCAAGCGATTCTCGGACGGCTACTGACGAAGAtaaaggagacgcgagaagacggctgaagaagagcgccGGACGTAGGGCGCGCGGGgacaggaggagacacacagaagtGAACGGCCGAGAGGGAAGTTCGACTGGCGACAAGGAAGACACCACACTTGCACCCCTGGAAGAACCGCTTCTAGCAGTGATGCAAACGTGCTTCACTTCCTCACCATCCTCTCTCACATCCTGTGATTCCCCAGATTCTCATCCATCGTCTGTTGTTCCGTCTCCTGGCCGTGCACTTGCAAGCGCGTCAGTAGCCCTGTGTGAAGACCGGAACATGGAGAAGGACGCAGGCGAAGCCGCGACAGATGGCCACGCGCATTCACGTGcactgctgcatgcacagattGCTAGCAGCTTCGAATCTATCCTCCTGGGGGATCCTAAACAATGCCGAATGTCCAGCTCAAACATTGTAGTATCAGAATCTTCGTCAGTGCCTCAGAGTGCTTCGCGGTCGTCTTCACACTCTCACCGTCGTGATATAactcgtctttcttcctttccgcaAGAACGGTTCCCCGGTGCCCCACGTCCGACTGATAGCGAGGCGGGATCGATTGCTTTGGTTACTCATGCGCCGGAAGGAGGCAAAGAGGCCCCTACTTCAA ctggaGTGTATCCGTTAACAGGCGGTGATAACGCGGATAAAtcagaagcggagaggaatGAAGGAAACACACAAGATGCGCTTTCGGAGTCTAGCAAGGTCCTAAAAGAGATGAAACAAGAACCCGGCACCGAccgagaggaggagggaagCACTACAGACGCGTGGAGCCTGCAGCGCGGTTCGCTAGAAGCCTACGTGGCTGTCGGCACcacgtcctctctctcgtcaaGCAGCTCTGTGTCTGCTAGCCGCACAGACAATTTTCGGACCGCTTCTTGTGCAAGTCCTACCAAAACGCCGTCGCTTCCACCTGCAAGTTCGCCTTCAGGCAGGTCTGTGGCTGGCCCTTCACGAACAACACgatcctctccttcgtccgtTTGTTCCACGCCTCTGCTGCCGCAAAGGGCTAGTTCAATTGCCACTTCGAACGGATTTCCACCAGGTGATGGCAGGGACGTTTGTGAGGTTGAAGTAGCTGAAAACGAACTGGGCGACAATCGTGGCCGAAGAGCCCCGGGAGCTCGAGGGATGTCCACGCCCTCGGCAGGAGGAATGTCCAGCGCCCCTAGGGAAGATGAAAGTgacggggagaaagaaggtgCAGAGCTGATCCGTATGACCGAAGGAGCCACAACGGCGACATTGGTCGTGAGAGGTAGAGCACGAGACAATAGAGGGACGGTCGTCGACGAGAACACTTTGCGCTCGGGAAGAAGCGCCGTTCGAGGAGCTACATGCGGCAGGGGCCACCGACGAATTGTTCTCAGTTCAAACCCAGGTGCACTCACTCAGAATGATGCAACCGCGGCAGGAGGCTGTCGAAAAAAGgacagagaacagaacgCCAATCAG tttcttctgttccagCCCATGCGGCGGTCTCCAACACGAGGCAATTCTGTGGCTTTTGTCAATCCATCTGAAAAACCTACGGGCTCTGCGGACGCCAGAAACAAGTCGAGAAATCGT GCTTCACCCATCGCTATCTTTGCTTCCGCCTTCTGGAGCCATGTGTCGGCTGACGCGGAGGGCAGTGACCGCAGCGTCGCCGACGGGGGCATTGAAAATCCCAACGCGATTGTTGACTCTCAGGCACAAGAATCTAAACAGTTCAGCTTCGGTTTTTGGAAGGGATCCTTACAGGTAGACTCTGAGGAACCCGTTCCACGAGGTTCGGCCTCTCCGGCCCCTGCAGCCAGTCGCCTTCAACCCACCGGTTCGTTCAATAAGCAGGTCCCAGACGACGATGGCCACGGTTCGCCCACGCGTCCTGGTGAAGACGCTAACCAGCAGTGTATCGTTTCTGGGGATCCATCGCGTTGggtgcacatgcatgtgaGTACTGCTCGGAGCCGTGCAGGCCCGTTGGTGCCTCAGGGCTCGACGCGTGCTCGCGCGGGGTGCCCTCTGGTGGGCAGACGGTCTGTTGCCCAGCCGGTGGCTTGGTCTAAGTTCGCTGACGGCGTTGCTCGCGAAACAAGGGTCTCTGGACTCTATGGCAGTGTTGGCAAGCGCAGTTTTGCAGACTGTCTGGCCTTCCTAGACACGTCGAGCACCGAGACGCCATCCACGTCGACGGTAACATCACAGCTCTCTGAGGCCGACGGAACGCGGTCGTCCTGTGGCGGCAGCTTGCCCTCGACCAACGATTTGGATGAAATGACGACaatggagagggaaggaaagggTGATGGCGCATCCGAGAGAGCTACCGCACGATCCTCCGAAGAGGTTTgtggagacgagcagaaCATCATTGATCCGATGAAGTGTAAGGACTGTCAGCGAGTCGCGATTTCAGTGGGATCATCAGCAGGGGCCTCGAGCACGGGCAGGCACTTGGCCACGGAGGACAAACGGCAGAAAGACTTAGAAACAGAACAGCATTGGAAGTGCGGGCATAGCACAAGCAGATTTGGTGGTGTCAGTGAGATTCAACAGGACTCCAAAAAAGAGTCCCGTGGAAATGCTCCGAGTAATGAGGTGTCCAAGTCGCCTGACGGACGAGTAGAAGGCCGAGGACGAAGTGTAGagtgcgagagaaacagaacagCTTCTCGTGGGGACACCAACACTGGTTCGCGCCGTGGCACCGCTACTCCAGAAGACGAAATACAAACAGGAGATAGTGGAACGATTCGGGTGGTCGAAGCTAAACGCAGGACACCAGCGCCAGcacctcgaagaagagacaagtcCCTGGGAGCTGATCTAGGTGTACTACCGGCGGACGATGGGCGGAAGATCTTGGATGGAAGAAGCatcgggagagaaagaagggcagaaagcgaggagagctGCGTAAGTCGGAGCGGCACCAGACATGTGTGGCGCCCCCTCGAAGGGGCACGCCCTCATGTTAAGGGAGACATCTCCACGCAGAAGCGAGACTGCGTCGATGGTAACCATTTGCACGATGATAATGGAAGCTGGTTGAACCGTCTCGCGGGACCGTTCCGACAAGGAACCTTCCTTTGGTGGACGCGAGGTGCCACTGAAGATGTGTCTAGCGAAACAGACAAGTGGGAGccttggaatcaaaaaggtcgCATCGTTGGTAGTCAGCGTGTCTTGCCAGCCCGCTGGCGGGAGGCGAAGCCAGACTCAGGCCTGCGAAATGGAACCGAGGATGAAACGGGCAGATGCGAACCCGAAGGTGTCGACGCAATGCATGCCCTTGCTGGGGTTCGCAACTCTCGAGAGCCTTCCGCCACCACGGACAAAGAGGTGCCCTGA